The following are encoded together in the Thermotoga sp. genome:
- the metA gene encoding homoserine O-succinyltransferase produces MPINVPSGLPAVKVLAREGIFVMTEKRAIHQDIRPLEILILNLMPDKIKTEIQLLRLLGNTPLQVNVTLLYTESHRPKHTPIEHILKFYTTFSAIKNKKFDGFIITGAPVELLSFEEVDYWDELMEIMEWSRRNVFSTMFICWAAQAGLYFFYGVPKYELPQKLSGVYKHRVTKETVLFRGHDDFFWAPHSRYTEVRKEDIEKIPELEILAESDEAGVYVVTNKSERQIFVTGHPEYDRYTLRDEYYRDINRNLKVPIPANYFPDDDPTKTPVLTWWSHAHLFFSNWLNYCIYQKTPYRLEDIR; encoded by the coding sequence TTGCCAATAAACGTCCCAAGTGGCCTTCCGGCGGTAAAGGTTCTGGCAAGAGAAGGAATCTTCGTAATGACGGAAAAGAGAGCGATTCATCAGGACATTCGCCCCCTTGAGATCCTCATCCTGAACTTGATGCCGGACAAGATAAAAACGGAGATACAACTTTTGAGACTCCTAGGGAACACACCCCTCCAGGTGAACGTGACTCTTCTGTACACGGAATCCCACAGACCAAAACACACTCCTATTGAACACATCCTGAAGTTCTACACAACTTTCTCTGCTATAAAGAACAAAAAATTCGATGGATTTATCATCACAGGAGCTCCCGTGGAGCTCCTCTCTTTTGAAGAAGTGGACTACTGGGACGAACTCATGGAAATCATGGAGTGGAGCCGCCGTAACGTGTTCTCCACGATGTTCATCTGCTGGGCGGCTCAAGCTGGTCTGTACTTCTTCTACGGTGTGCCGAAGTACGAGCTTCCCCAGAAACTCTCCGGCGTTTACAAGCACAGGGTCACGAAAGAAACGGTACTTTTCAGAGGACACGATGACTTCTTCTGGGCACCTCATTCCAGGTACACAGAGGTCAGAAAGGAAGATATAGAGAAAATTCCGGAGCTGGAAATCCTTGCAGAGTCAGACGAAGCGGGAGTCTACGTAGTTACAAACAAAAGCGAAAGACAAATATTCGTAACGGGGCATCCAGAGTACGACAGATACACACTGAGAGATGAATACTACAGAGATATAAACCGTAATCTGAAGGTTCCCATACCAGCTAACTACTTTCCAGACGACGATCCAACAAAAACTCCTGTTCTCACTTGGTGGAGTCATGCTCATCTTTTCTTCAGCAACTGGTTGAATTACTGCATATATCAAAAAACACCTTACAGATTGGAAGACATACGTTGA
- a CDS encoding sodium ion-translocating decarboxylase subunit beta: MAVLSTLENFLNQTAFPHLTIGNVLMFAIAISLLYVAIVKHSEPLLLIPIAFGIILANIPPEATGILNEGGFLYYIKRGLDLGVYPPLIFLGIGALTDFSFILSYPITIFLGAAAQMGIFFTLFAARMLGFSLKQAASIAIIGGADGPTAIYITNTLSPEFIAPIAISAYSYIALIPILQPVVSKMLTSKEERKIRMKPPRRVSRFERLSFPLVITITTALLIPKSLPLVGSLMLGNLLREAGVVKRLVEAASRYILDTVTILLMLSVGASARADVFLRPQSLKIFFLGATAFIVSMSSGILFAKLMNLFLKDKINPLIGAAGVSAVPDSARVAQRLAQEEDPNNHILMHAMGPNVAGVIGSATVAGVFLMLLS, encoded by the coding sequence TTGGCCGTCTTATCAACACTGGAGAACTTTCTCAACCAAACGGCCTTTCCTCATCTCACTATCGGGAACGTCCTCATGTTCGCGATAGCGATATCTCTACTTTACGTGGCGATAGTGAAACACTCAGAACCCCTTCTGCTGATACCGATCGCTTTTGGTATCATCCTCGCGAATATTCCACCCGAAGCCACTGGTATCCTCAACGAAGGTGGTTTTCTCTATTACATAAAGAGAGGACTGGACCTGGGTGTGTATCCGCCCCTCATTTTTCTTGGAATAGGTGCCCTCACAGACTTTTCTTTCATACTCTCTTATCCGATAACCATTTTCCTCGGGGCTGCTGCACAGATGGGAATATTTTTTACGCTCTTTGCTGCAAGGATGCTGGGTTTCTCTTTGAAGCAGGCAGCATCAATCGCAATAATAGGTGGAGCAGACGGTCCAACTGCTATCTACATAACCAACACACTCTCTCCTGAGTTTATCGCTCCCATTGCCATCTCCGCGTACTCCTACATCGCTCTCATACCGATACTCCAACCCGTTGTCTCCAAGATGTTGACCAGTAAAGAAGAAAGGAAAATACGTATGAAGCCTCCCAGGAGGGTGAGCAGATTCGAAAGGCTCTCGTTCCCTCTCGTCATAACCATCACCACTGCCCTTCTGATACCCAAGTCATTGCCACTCGTTGGTTCTCTTATGCTCGGGAATCTTCTGAGGGAAGCTGGAGTGGTCAAGAGATTGGTGGAGGCGGCGAGCAGGTACATACTGGACACGGTGACCATACTGCTCATGCTTTCCGTTGGAGCGTCTGCAAGGGCGGACGTGTTCCTGAGACCTCAAAGTCTGAAAATATTCTTCCTGGGAGCCACTGCTTTTATCGTGTCCATGAGTTCTGGCATTCTGTTCGCAAAACTCATGAACCTCTTCTTGAAAGACAAGATAAATCCTCTTATAGGTGCTGCTGGGGTCTCCGCCGTACCTGACTCCGCTAGGGTTGCCCAGAGACTCGCCCAGGAGGAAGACCCGAACAATCATATACTCATGCATGCAATGGGGCCGAACGTAGCAGGTGTGATCGGATCTGCGACCGTAGCCGGGGTGTTTTTAATGCTCCTCAGCTGA
- a CDS encoding 4Fe-4S binding protein, translated as MGYKIEVNYEWCKACKLCAWICPTKAITSDELGRPVTHEEKCVGCLRCEKICPEMAIEILGSEEDVRNDVSAGK; from the coding sequence ATGGGATACAAGATCGAGGTAAATTATGAATGGTGTAAGGCCTGTAAGCTGTGTGCTTGGATCTGTCCCACAAAGGCCATCACGAGTGATGAACTGGGAAGACCTGTGACGCATGAGGAGAAATGTGTTGGGTGTTTGAGATGTGAAAAAATATGTCCTGAGATGGCCATAGAGATACTGGGAAGTGAAGAGGATGTCAGAAATGATGTTTCTGCAGGGAAATGA
- a CDS encoding 2-oxoacid:acceptor oxidoreductase subunit alpha, which produces MSEMMFLQGNEACALGAIRAGCRFFAGYPITPSTEIAEVMARELPKVGGVFIQMEDEIASAAAVVGASLAGVKAMTATSGPGFSLMQETIGYAVMTETPCVFVNVMRLGPSTGLPTKPAQGDIMQARWGTHGDHAIIVLYPTTVEEVYRYIITAFNIAEEYRTPVVFLMDETLGHMRESFYPPKDEELFVIERLKDSSFGDEELFVPFSESEYAEPTPFPMAEMGKTKFHVSGLVHDESGFPLSSPDVAEKLIRRLTNKIRLHSDELALYEEYEVEDAEILVVAYGIVARSALKAVKIARRDRIKVGLFKPITIWPAPISRFRKLVEKASTIIIAEMNLGQYAKELISSIDRKSKVIRTINKVSGELIKPEEILDVITETQIEI; this is translated from the coding sequence ATGTCAGAAATGATGTTTCTGCAGGGAAATGAAGCGTGTGCTCTGGGTGCCATAAGGGCGGGGTGCAGGTTCTTTGCTGGATACCCCATCACGCCCTCAACGGAGATAGCAGAGGTCATGGCAAGAGAGTTGCCAAAGGTTGGTGGTGTGTTCATCCAAATGGAAGACGAAATAGCCAGTGCTGCGGCCGTTGTGGGAGCTTCTCTTGCCGGTGTGAAAGCCATGACCGCAACGAGTGGTCCTGGATTCAGCCTCATGCAAGAGACGATCGGGTACGCTGTGATGACGGAAACACCCTGCGTTTTTGTCAATGTCATGAGGCTGGGACCGTCTACGGGCCTTCCAACGAAACCGGCTCAGGGGGACATCATGCAGGCGCGCTGGGGGACACACGGTGATCACGCTATAATCGTTCTTTATCCCACCACTGTAGAAGAGGTGTATCGTTACATAATCACCGCTTTCAACATAGCGGAAGAGTACAGAACACCCGTTGTGTTCCTGATGGACGAGACACTGGGACACATGAGGGAGAGTTTCTACCCTCCAAAAGATGAAGAGCTTTTCGTCATAGAGCGCTTGAAAGACTCATCTTTCGGTGACGAGGAGTTGTTCGTCCCGTTCTCCGAGAGCGAGTACGCGGAACCCACACCGTTCCCAATGGCCGAAATGGGAAAGACAAAGTTTCACGTTTCTGGCCTTGTTCATGATGAATCAGGATTCCCTCTCAGTTCTCCCGATGTGGCAGAGAAACTGATAAGGAGGCTCACCAACAAAATAAGGCTTCACTCAGATGAACTGGCCCTGTACGAGGAGTACGAAGTTGAAGACGCAGAGATTCTGGTGGTAGCCTATGGAATAGTCGCAAGAAGTGCCCTAAAGGCTGTAAAGATAGCAAGGCGTGACAGGATCAAAGTGGGACTGTTCAAACCCATCACGATCTGGCCGGCTCCTATTTCAAGATTCAGGAAACTGGTGGAAAAGGCGAGCACGATCATCATCGCCGAAATGAACCTGGGACAGTACGCAAAGGAACTGATCAGTTCCATCGATAGAAAGTCGAAGGTCATAAGAACGATAAATAAGGTGAGCGGTGAACTCATAAAACCTGAGGAGATACTCGATGTTATAACCGAAACTCAAATAGAGATTTAA
- the eno gene encoding phosphopyruvate hydratase, translating into MYVEIVDVRAREVLDSRGNPTVEAEVVLEDGTVGRAIVPSGASTGKFEALEIRDKDKKRFHGKGVLKAIENVNETIAPALIGMNTFDQPLVDKTLIELDGTENKSKLGANAILAVSMAVARAAANYLGLPLYKYLGGVNAKVLPVPFMNVINGGQHADNNLDIQEFMLVPAGFDSFKEALRAGVEIFHTLKKILHDSGHVTAVGDEGGFAPNLSSNEEAIKVLLEAIEAAGYKPGENVFIALDCAASSFYDEEKGVYFVDGEEKSSEVLMGYYEELVAKYPIISIEDPFAEEDWEAFVEFTKRVGNKVQIVGDDLYVTNVNRLSKGIELGATNSILIKLNQIGTVTETLDAVELAQKHNMTAIISHRSGESEDTFIADLAVATNAGFIKTGSLSRSERIAKYNQLLRIEEELGKIAEFRGLDSFYSIKR; encoded by the coding sequence GTGTACGTGGAAATCGTCGATGTGAGGGCGAGGGAAGTTCTTGATTCTCGAGGGAATCCCACTGTTGAGGCTGAGGTCGTTCTAGAAGATGGTACTGTGGGAAGGGCGATCGTTCCCTCCGGGGCATCCACAGGAAAGTTTGAAGCCCTGGAAATAAGGGACAAGGACAAAAAAAGATTCCACGGGAAAGGTGTTCTCAAAGCAATTGAAAACGTGAACGAAACAATCGCTCCCGCACTGATCGGGATGAACACCTTCGATCAACCGCTCGTTGACAAGACACTGATCGAACTCGATGGTACAGAAAACAAATCCAAACTCGGAGCCAATGCCATTTTGGCTGTGTCCATGGCAGTAGCAAGGGCGGCAGCCAATTACCTTGGACTTCCTCTATACAAATATCTCGGTGGGGTCAACGCGAAGGTTCTTCCTGTTCCTTTCATGAACGTGATAAACGGCGGTCAGCACGCAGATAACAACCTCGATATTCAAGAGTTCATGCTCGTTCCAGCAGGATTCGATAGTTTCAAAGAAGCCTTGAGGGCGGGTGTAGAGATATTTCACACATTGAAAAAGATCCTTCACGATTCCGGTCACGTGACTGCAGTTGGTGACGAGGGTGGATTCGCACCGAACCTTTCTTCCAACGAAGAGGCTATAAAGGTGTTGCTTGAGGCCATTGAAGCGGCGGGATACAAACCCGGTGAGAACGTGTTCATTGCCCTCGACTGCGCTGCATCTTCCTTCTACGATGAGGAAAAGGGAGTCTACTTTGTTGACGGCGAGGAGAAATCCAGCGAGGTGCTCATGGGATATTACGAAGAGCTAGTGGCGAAGTATCCAATCATATCCATCGAAGATCCATTCGCGGAAGAGGATTGGGAGGCGTTCGTCGAATTCACTAAAAGAGTTGGAAACAAGGTTCAAATCGTGGGAGACGATCTCTACGTGACCAACGTGAATAGACTCTCCAAAGGAATCGAGCTCGGTGCGACCAACTCCATCCTTATCAAGCTGAACCAAATAGGAACCGTCACCGAAACGCTTGATGCTGTGGAGCTTGCACAAAAACACAACATGACAGCTATCATTTCCCACAGATCTGGAGAGAGTGAAGATACCTTCATAGCCGATCTTGCGGTGGCGACCAACGCCGGTTTTATCAAGACAGGGTCCTTGTCCAGAAGCGAAAGAATTGCCAAGTACAACCAGCTCCTGAGAATTGAAGAGGAACTCGGGAAAATAGCGGAATTCAGGGGATTGGATTCTTTCTACTCTATAAAGAGGTGA
- a CDS encoding cation diffusion facilitator family transporter translates to MERHDEIKKGAWVGIVGNTFLAMLKVLTGLFTGSYAILADGVDTSTDIFTSFIILLSARISGKPPDRTHPYGHGRAEAIASKIISFVMFYAGASLLIESIKRLVTSEISLELTLPAFLVVGASVVGKTFLFLYKLSLGKRLNSLATISDALNMRNDIMISGTVLAGMVAMKTLGWWWLDSILAIFVSILILRTSFQIFYEAAFELMDGMKESELDIYNDIFRVLEKFPDVHNPHRVRVRKVGTKYYIEMDIEVDGSMNVEAAHDLTVKIREEIMNKRDDIEDLTIHVEPLGNVEKEGFGVKKGV, encoded by the coding sequence TTGGAAAGACACGATGAGATAAAAAAAGGTGCCTGGGTTGGAATCGTTGGAAACACCTTCCTTGCGATGTTGAAGGTGTTGACGGGATTGTTTACGGGGAGCTATGCGATCCTTGCAGACGGAGTAGATACGTCCACTGACATCTTCACGTCCTTTATTATTCTTTTATCGGCACGTATTTCAGGTAAGCCTCCTGACAGGACACATCCTTACGGCCATGGAAGAGCAGAAGCGATAGCTTCAAAAATCATCTCGTTCGTCATGTTTTATGCAGGAGCCTCTCTGTTGATAGAATCCATCAAGAGGTTGGTCACCAGTGAGATCTCTCTAGAGTTGACTCTTCCTGCCTTCCTTGTGGTAGGAGCTTCAGTTGTGGGAAAGACTTTCCTTTTTCTGTACAAGCTGTCACTTGGAAAGCGCTTGAATAGCCTTGCTACGATCAGCGACGCTCTGAACATGAGAAACGACATTATGATCTCTGGAACCGTACTGGCTGGAATGGTGGCGATGAAGACCCTCGGCTGGTGGTGGCTCGACAGTATCCTTGCGATATTCGTTTCGATCCTAATTCTCAGAACTTCCTTTCAGATCTTCTATGAAGCCGCCTTCGAATTGATGGATGGAATGAAAGAGTCGGAGCTTGACATATACAACGACATCTTCAGAGTTCTGGAAAAGTTTCCAGATGTACACAATCCTCACAGGGTCAGGGTGAGAAAAGTCGGAACGAAGTACTACATAGAGATGGACATAGAGGTCGACGGATCGATGAACGTGGAAGCCGCTCACGATCTGACCGTGAAAATTAGAGAAGAGATAATGAACAAAAGAGATGATATAGAAGATTTAACGATACACGTGGAACCTCTTGGTAACGTGGAGAAAGAGGGTTTCGGAGTGAAGAAAGGAGTGTAG
- a CDS encoding DUF3855 domain-containing protein — protein MKLMDSLEIFYRRKDKDLNDLERKLKEIFRETGIVLDVVNSESAGKIFLKINVLEDQEEVPNFVVKALTPETDATELPLGEWATLDVFVEEVDYLEDHEYMKIFSDGNRHTLYVPYSSVKNKNRNEVVKEFMRYFFETKGWNPDNYEFFVQEVDNII, from the coding sequence ATGAAGCTGATGGACAGTTTGGAGATCTTCTACCGTAGGAAAGACAAAGATCTCAATGATCTCGAGAGGAAACTCAAGGAAATCTTCCGTGAAACCGGTATCGTTCTGGATGTTGTAAACTCGGAGTCAGCGGGAAAGATTTTCCTCAAGATCAACGTTCTGGAAGATCAAGAAGAAGTTCCAAACTTTGTGGTGAAGGCCTTGACTCCAGAAACCGACGCTACCGAACTTCCTCTCGGAGAGTGGGCAACTTTGGACGTTTTCGTGGAGGAAGTAGACTATCTGGAGGATCACGAGTACATGAAAATCTTTTCAGATGGAAACAGGCACACACTCTACGTTCCGTACTCCTCTGTGAAGAACAAAAACAGAAATGAAGTGGTGAAAGAATTCATGAGGTATTTCTTTGAAACAAAAGGCTGGAATCCAGACAACTACGAGTTTTTTGTGCAAGAAGTAGACAACATAATTTGA
- the tsaB gene encoding tRNA (adenosine(37)-N6)-threonylcarbamoyltransferase complex dimerization subunit type 1 TsaB, with amino-acid sequence MVVLAVDTSQRIRVGLKKDEDVFEISYAGQRKHAEVLPVLIEKLLKENGISAKDLSVVGIGIGPGTLTGLRVGIATIVGIVAPFDVPIAPLNSFEMAAKSLSIDGTVLVSKRARKGYRYCAVYSKKNDSLEVIREPFVFSDEEVQKILSETRPSVVLEEEIFISPKVLVEEAEKMLKEGKLVHYYEIEPLYLQKSIAELNWEKRKGG; translated from the coding sequence GTGGTTGTACTGGCGGTGGATACTTCTCAGAGAATAAGAGTCGGTCTGAAAAAAGATGAAGATGTGTTTGAAATCTCCTACGCAGGGCAGCGGAAACACGCAGAAGTGCTTCCAGTTTTGATAGAGAAGCTGCTGAAAGAAAACGGTATTTCTGCAAAGGACTTGAGTGTTGTGGGGATTGGTATCGGTCCCGGCACGCTGACGGGTCTCAGAGTAGGAATCGCAACGATCGTAGGAATAGTGGCTCCCTTCGATGTTCCCATCGCCCCTTTGAACTCCTTCGAAATGGCTGCAAAGAGTCTTTCCATCGATGGAACTGTTCTTGTTTCCAAAAGGGCGAGGAAAGGGTATCGCTACTGTGCTGTCTACTCGAAAAAGAACGACTCCCTGGAGGTCATCAGGGAACCTTTCGTTTTCTCCGATGAGGAGGTACAGAAGATTCTATCTGAAACGAGGCCTTCCGTTGTCTTAGAAGAAGAAATATTCATCTCACCGAAAGTGCTTGTTGAAGAGGCAGAAAAGATGTTGAAAGAAGGGAAACTTGTGCACTACTACGAAATAGAACCTCTTTATCTTCAAAAATCCATAGCGGAGCTGAACTGGGAGAAAAGAAAGGGGGGCTAG
- a CDS encoding ATP-dependent Clp protease ATP-binding subunit, with amino-acid sequence MRNLNDKMKDIFERSVDDLKDRNQNLLRSEHILLQLLYDENEVTKILRELNVNTEKVLDELESHIDSQYGIFYGFSDQVYVSRELSYILELARKEARLFKQKDVGPLHFLLGLLRDGSTHAARVLKKHGVDYERVLQKVKEHEEEFVEGRSTITAFATDLTKLAREGKIGPIIGRDKEIERVIEILMRRTKNNPILIGDPGVGKTAIVEGLAQRIVEGRVPDTLKDVRVLMVDLGRMIAGTKYRGEFEERLKSFLDEVMKQKEKTILFIDEIHTIVGAGAAEGAMDAANMLKPALARGEIRVIGATTLDEYRKHIEKDKALARRFQPVMVKEPSVEETIEILKGLKRVYEEHHKVKIEDEAIEAAAKLSARYITDRFLPDKAIDLLDEAAARVKLGFSKQGRDETRLQELERKIRELENRIDELTVRSQYKEAAELKKELFRLKNEYESLKSGRPVVTAEKIAEVVEAWSGVPVSRIVKSEKEKLLKLEEIIHQRLVDQEEAVKVIADAIRKARAGIKDPNRPVGAFLFLGPTGVGKTELAKTLAEVLFGSENALIRIDMSEYMEKHAVSKLIGAPPGYVGYEEGGQLTEAVRRRPYSVILLDEIEKAHPDVFNILLQIMDDGRLTDAKGNVVDFKNTIIIMTSNIASDLILNFVREGKSFEEIEEKVREELKHYFRPEFINRIDHVVVFKPLTKEHMKQIVEIMLRRLESRLKDKNIKLTITNAAKEYLAEKGYDPTFGARPLRRLIEREIETPLAKMIIAGDVKEGQTVRVDFDGEKLILEVAREVEKVERGG; translated from the coding sequence ATGAGGAACCTGAACGACAAGATGAAGGATATCTTTGAAAGGAGTGTCGATGATCTCAAGGATAGGAACCAGAATCTCCTCAGGTCTGAACACATTCTTCTTCAGCTTCTCTACGATGAAAACGAGGTCACAAAGATTCTGAGAGAGCTCAACGTGAATACAGAAAAGGTCCTCGATGAGCTGGAAAGTCACATCGATTCCCAGTATGGGATATTCTATGGGTTTTCCGATCAGGTATACGTTTCCAGAGAACTTTCTTACATCCTGGAGCTGGCAAGAAAAGAGGCCAGACTCTTCAAACAGAAGGACGTGGGACCTCTTCATTTTCTCTTGGGACTTCTGAGAGACGGCTCGACGCATGCGGCCCGCGTCCTTAAAAAACATGGAGTGGACTATGAAAGAGTGCTTCAGAAAGTGAAGGAGCACGAGGAGGAGTTTGTGGAAGGGCGGTCAACGATCACAGCATTCGCTACGGATCTGACAAAACTTGCCAGAGAAGGAAAGATCGGTCCCATCATAGGAAGGGACAAAGAGATCGAACGTGTGATTGAGATCCTGATGAGGAGAACGAAAAACAATCCGATACTCATCGGAGACCCTGGAGTTGGAAAAACTGCCATCGTAGAAGGTCTTGCCCAGAGGATTGTTGAAGGAAGAGTGCCCGACACTCTGAAGGACGTACGTGTCTTGATGGTCGATCTTGGAAGGATGATAGCAGGTACCAAATACAGAGGAGAGTTCGAAGAAAGGTTGAAATCTTTCCTCGATGAAGTGATGAAGCAGAAAGAAAAAACCATACTGTTCATCGACGAAATCCACACCATAGTTGGAGCGGGAGCAGCCGAAGGAGCGATGGATGCCGCCAACATGTTGAAACCTGCTCTCGCTCGCGGTGAGATCAGGGTCATAGGGGCAACCACCCTAGATGAATACAGAAAACACATAGAAAAAGACAAAGCACTCGCAAGAAGATTCCAGCCAGTGATGGTGAAGGAACCCAGCGTGGAAGAAACAATAGAGATCCTGAAGGGTCTCAAGAGAGTTTACGAGGAACACCACAAGGTCAAGATAGAAGACGAAGCAATAGAAGCTGCTGCGAAGCTCTCGGCGAGGTACATAACGGATAGATTCCTACCGGACAAGGCAATCGATCTACTGGACGAGGCAGCCGCGAGGGTGAAGCTGGGTTTTTCAAAACAGGGAAGGGACGAAACAAGACTCCAGGAACTTGAAAGGAAGATAAGAGAGCTCGAAAACAGGATTGATGAACTCACCGTGAGATCCCAGTACAAGGAAGCGGCAGAGCTCAAGAAAGAACTCTTCAGGTTGAAGAATGAATACGAATCTCTGAAGAGTGGAAGGCCAGTCGTCACGGCAGAGAAGATAGCGGAAGTGGTCGAAGCCTGGTCTGGAGTGCCCGTATCCAGGATAGTGAAGTCAGAAAAGGAGAAGTTGCTCAAACTGGAAGAGATCATACATCAGAGATTGGTGGATCAGGAAGAGGCTGTCAAGGTCATAGCGGATGCTATAAGGAAAGCGCGTGCGGGGATAAAAGATCCAAACAGACCTGTTGGTGCGTTTCTCTTCCTCGGGCCAACGGGGGTTGGAAAAACAGAACTGGCGAAAACACTTGCTGAGGTTCTCTTTGGGAGTGAGAACGCTCTCATCCGAATCGACATGAGTGAGTACATGGAAAAGCACGCGGTCTCCAAGTTGATTGGAGCTCCTCCGGGATACGTGGGATATGAAGAAGGTGGCCAGCTCACAGAGGCTGTGAGGAGAAGACCATACAGTGTGATCCTGCTCGACGAGATAGAAAAGGCTCATCCAGACGTGTTCAACATACTGCTTCAGATAATGGACGACGGCAGACTGACCGACGCTAAGGGAAACGTTGTGGATTTCAAGAATACGATCATAATAATGACAAGCAACATAGCGAGCGATCTCATACTGAACTTCGTCAGAGAAGGTAAAAGCTTCGAGGAGATCGAAGAGAAAGTGAGAGAAGAGTTAAAACACTACTTCAGACCGGAATTCATAAACAGAATAGACCACGTGGTTGTCTTCAAGCCACTCACCAAAGAACATATGAAACAGATAGTGGAAATCATGTTGAGAAGACTCGAAAGTCGTCTGAAGGATAAAAACATAAAACTGACCATCACCAACGCGGCGAAAGAGTACCTCGCAGAGAAAGGATACGATCCAACGTTCGGAGCAAGGCCGTTGAGAAGACTCATTGAAAGGGAAATAGAAACGCCTCTGGCCAAGATGATCATAGCAGGTGATGTCAAAGAAGGTCAAACAGTGAGGGTGGACTTCGATGGTGAGAAGTTAATACTTGAGGTTGCAAGAGAAGTTGAAAAGGTGGAGCGAGGGGGCTAG
- the rsmH gene encoding 16S rRNA (cytosine(1402)-N(4))-methyltransferase RsmH, producing MRKYTHYHIPVMVREVIEYLKPEDEKIILDCTVGEGGHARAILESCPGCRLIGIDVDSEVLQIAEEKLREFSVRVSLFKASYKEADFLLKTLEVEKVDGILMDLGVSTYQLKGENRGFTFEREEPLDMRMDLESEMTAQKVLNELNEQELARIIFEYGEEKRYARRIARKIVENRPLNTTFDLVKAVSEALPFHEIRRRKRHFATKTFQAIRIYVNRELENLREFLGKAEKLLKVGGRIVVISFHSLEDRIVKEAFKSSKRLRILTEKPVRPSEEEIRENPRSRSARLRAAELVEEGGD from the coding sequence ATGAGAAAGTATACCCACTACCACATTCCGGTAATGGTTCGGGAAGTGATCGAGTATCTGAAGCCCGAAGATGAGAAGATCATTCTGGACTGCACGGTGGGAGAGGGTGGGCATGCAAGAGCGATTTTGGAAAGCTGTCCTGGTTGCAGGCTGATCGGGATAGACGTTGACTCAGAAGTCCTTCAGATCGCGGAAGAAAAACTCAGAGAATTCTCTGTTCGGGTGAGTCTTTTCAAAGCATCCTACAAAGAAGCGGATTTCCTGCTCAAAACTCTTGAAGTTGAAAAGGTAGACGGAATACTGATGGATCTTGGTGTTTCGACCTACCAACTGAAAGGAGAGAACAGAGGTTTCACTTTCGAAAGAGAAGAACCACTTGACATGCGTATGGATTTGGAGAGCGAAATGACAGCGCAGAAAGTACTGAACGAGTTGAACGAACAGGAGCTGGCTCGTATCATCTTCGAGTATGGTGAAGAAAAGAGGTACGCGAGGAGAATTGCGAGGAAAATCGTGGAAAACAGGCCTCTTAATACCACTTTCGACCTCGTGAAAGCCGTGAGCGAAGCTCTTCCTTTCCACGAGATAAGACGTCGAAAAAGGCACTTTGCCACCAAGACGTTTCAGGCAATAAGGATATACGTCAACAGAGAACTTGAGAATTTGAGGGAATTTCTGGGTAAAGCGGAGAAACTTTTAAAAGTCGGTGGTAGGATAGTGGTGATTTCCTTTCATTCGTTAGAAGACAGAATAGTAAAAGAGGCATTCAAAAGTTCCAAGCGACTTCGAATTTTGACAGAAAAACCAGTACGTCCTTCGGAAGAGGAAATAAGGGAAAATCCTCGTTCCAGGAGTGCGCGTCTGCGTGCAGCGGAGCTTGTGGAGGAAGGAGGAGATTGA